The following proteins are encoded in a genomic region of Dyadobacter sp. UC 10:
- a CDS encoding acetyl-CoA carboxylase biotin carboxylase subunit, whose product MTQIKKILIANRGEIALRIMRTAREMNISTVAIFSEADRKSPHVRYADEAVCVGPAVSSESYLHIDKILKVCSDLGVDAIHPGYGFLSENAGFAQRVKEAGIIFIGPSPESIEIMGSKLAAKQAASKYNIPLVPGTASAITDREEAKRIAGGIGYPILIKASAGGGGKGMRVVESEADFDEQMDRAVSEAVAAFGDGSVFIEKYISSPKHIEIQILGDQHGNIVHLFERECSIQRRHQKVIEEAPSISITPAIRAEMGRCAIDVARSCKYYGAGTVEFILDEKQNFYFLEMNTRLQVEHPVTEQITGVDLVKQMILIAEGKQLGIEQEHLTIKGHAIEIRVYAEDPQNNFLPDVGKLLTYIKPDGNGVRVDDGFEQGMEIPIYYDPMIAKLITYADNREDAIQKMIRAIDEYHISGVQTTLSFCRYVLEHPVFRSGSFDTNFISRYFSPDMIKPRTDAGASDVAALISGMLLDDAKQLKDVQHEVPAPARSRWKNRLL is encoded by the coding sequence ATGACCCAAATCAAAAAAATACTGATTGCCAACCGCGGCGAGATTGCATTGAGGATTATGCGAACTGCCCGTGAAATGAATATTTCCACAGTCGCCATTTTTAGTGAAGCGGACAGAAAATCGCCTCATGTGCGCTATGCTGATGAGGCAGTTTGTGTAGGCCCGGCAGTTTCGTCAGAATCTTATCTTCATATTGACAAAATACTGAAAGTATGCAGTGACCTAGGCGTTGATGCGATTCATCCCGGCTACGGCTTTTTATCAGAAAACGCAGGATTTGCTCAACGGGTGAAAGAAGCAGGGATTATTTTTATCGGCCCTTCACCCGAATCAATTGAAATCATGGGAAGCAAGTTGGCTGCCAAGCAGGCTGCTTCCAAATATAACATCCCGCTGGTACCCGGCACTGCTAGTGCCATTACGGACCGGGAGGAAGCCAAACGCATTGCGGGCGGGATAGGTTATCCTATCCTGATCAAGGCCAGCGCCGGAGGAGGGGGAAAAGGTATGCGGGTTGTAGAAAGCGAAGCAGATTTTGATGAACAAATGGACCGCGCCGTGAGCGAGGCTGTCGCGGCATTCGGCGACGGCTCTGTTTTTATAGAAAAATACATTTCCTCGCCCAAACACATTGAAATACAAATTCTCGGCGATCAGCATGGCAATATCGTCCACCTTTTTGAGCGTGAATGTTCGATTCAGAGGCGACATCAGAAGGTAATAGAAGAAGCGCCGTCCATTTCCATTACACCCGCAATCAGGGCAGAAATGGGCCGTTGCGCGATTGATGTGGCTCGTTCATGCAAGTATTATGGTGCCGGTACTGTGGAATTTATCCTCGACGAAAAACAAAACTTCTATTTTCTCGAAATGAATACAAGGTTGCAGGTCGAACATCCTGTGACTGAGCAGATAACCGGGGTAGATCTTGTTAAACAAATGATACTGATCGCGGAAGGAAAACAACTGGGCATTGAACAGGAACATCTGACTATTAAAGGGCACGCTATTGAAATACGCGTGTATGCAGAAGATCCGCAGAATAACTTTCTTCCTGATGTAGGCAAACTGCTTACTTATATCAAACCCGATGGAAATGGTGTGCGCGTAGATGACGGATTCGAGCAGGGAATGGAAATCCCTATTTACTATGATCCTATGATTGCAAAACTGATCACTTACGCAGATAACCGCGAAGATGCTATTCAAAAAATGATACGCGCCATTGATGAATACCATATATCAGGCGTTCAGACGACCTTATCCTTCTGCCGCTACGTGCTGGAACATCCGGTATTCAGATCCGGCAGTTTTGACACAAATTTTATCAGTAGATATTTTAGTCCAGATATGATAAAACCAAGGACTGATGCTGGTGCATCTGATGTTGCGGCGTTGATTTCCGGAATGCTGCTAGATGACGCTAAACAGCTTAAAGACGTTCAGCATGAGGTTCCAGCACCCGCGAGGTCAAGATGGAAAAACAGGTTGCTATGA
- a CDS encoding 2-C-methyl-D-erythritol 4-phosphate cytidylyltransferase, producing MHEYAVIVAGGSGSRMKSDIPKQFHIVNNLPVLMHTINAFREYSEELHIIVVLPEIQFLFWEKLCEAHQFNARYQLVAGGNTRFHSVKNGLQSINAIEGLVAVHDGVRPVISKEIIAGSFYAAAEFGSAVASVPLKESIRSIDPAIGNKALDRTHFRLVQTPQTFRLVWMLDAFSVDYRETFTDCASVLEAKGYPINLIDGAYENIKITTPEDLKWAETYLS from the coding sequence ATGCATGAATACGCTGTAATTGTCGCAGGGGGAAGTGGAAGTCGCATGAAAAGTGATATTCCAAAGCAGTTTCATATTGTTAATAACCTTCCGGTATTGATGCACACCATTAATGCCTTTCGGGAATATTCGGAGGAACTGCATATCATTGTTGTGCTACCTGAAATTCAATTTTTGTTTTGGGAAAAACTTTGCGAGGCACACCAATTTAATGCACGTTACCAGCTCGTAGCCGGGGGAAATACCCGCTTCCACTCTGTAAAGAATGGTTTGCAAAGTATCAATGCAATCGAAGGTTTGGTCGCTGTGCACGACGGCGTGAGGCCCGTTATTTCAAAAGAAATCATCGCCGGCAGTTTCTATGCCGCTGCTGAATTCGGCTCTGCGGTAGCCAGCGTACCGTTGAAGGAATCGATCAGGAGTATCGATCCTGCTATTGGAAACAAGGCTTTGGACAGAACCCATTTCAGACTTGTCCAGACTCCGCAGACGTTCAGACTTGTATGGATGCTGGACGCATTTTCTGTGGATTACCGGGAGACTTTTACTGATTGCGCGAGTGTTTTAGAAGCAAAAGGTTACCCGATAAATCTGATAGACGGGGCCTACGAAAATATCAAGATCACCACCCCGGAAGACCTGAAATGGGCTGAAACCTATCTCAGTTAA
- the queA gene encoding tRNA preQ1(34) S-adenosylmethionine ribosyltransferase-isomerase QueA — protein MKLSEFKFDLPQSLIALHPSDRGESRLMVVHRKTGEIEHKTFADLINYFDDGDVMAINDTKVFPARLYGQKEKTGAKIEVFLLRELNREMRLWDVLVDPARKIRVGNKLYFGDSDLVAEVIDNTTSRGRTIRFLYDGDNDAFMKLVDELGETPLPPEIISRRKVETADRERFQTIFAEHVGAVAAPTAGMHFTKAIMKRLEIKGVNFAPVTLHVGLGTFRTVDVEDLTKHKTDSENYRISQSSANIVNGAIDGKKRICAVGTTSLKAIESSVSASGHLKAVEGWTDKFVFPPYDFKIANALLSNFQLPESILLMSACAFGGFDLVMKAYEIAIKEKYKFFTYGDAMLII, from the coding sequence ATGAAGCTTTCCGAATTTAAGTTTGATCTTCCCCAAAGTCTAATTGCACTTCATCCTTCCGACCGTGGCGAGTCCCGCCTGATGGTTGTACACCGTAAAACTGGCGAGATTGAACATAAAACCTTTGCAGACCTCATTAATTATTTTGATGATGGGGATGTAATGGCAATCAATGACACCAAAGTTTTTCCTGCTCGCCTTTACGGACAGAAAGAAAAGACCGGCGCAAAGATCGAAGTATTCCTTTTACGGGAATTGAACCGGGAAATGCGTCTTTGGGACGTATTGGTCGATCCAGCCCGTAAAATCCGTGTGGGCAACAAGCTCTACTTTGGTGATAGCGATCTGGTTGCAGAGGTAATTGACAATACCACTTCCCGAGGTCGTACGATCCGTTTTCTTTACGATGGAGACAACGATGCGTTTATGAAGCTGGTAGATGAACTTGGAGAAACACCGCTTCCTCCGGAAATCATATCACGTCGCAAGGTAGAAACTGCTGACCGTGAGCGCTTTCAGACTATTTTTGCCGAACATGTCGGTGCAGTTGCTGCTCCTACTGCCGGTATGCATTTTACCAAAGCGATCATGAAACGTCTTGAAATTAAAGGCGTGAATTTCGCTCCCGTTACGCTGCATGTCGGGCTCGGCACGTTTCGCACAGTCGATGTAGAAGATCTTACAAAGCATAAGACTGATTCGGAAAATTACAGGATCAGCCAATCCAGCGCGAATATTGTGAACGGCGCAATCGATGGGAAAAAACGTATCTGCGCGGTTGGAACCACGTCTTTAAAGGCAATCGAATCGTCCGTTTCGGCTAGCGGGCATTTAAAAGCAGTTGAAGGTTGGACAGACAAGTTTGTGTTTCCTCCCTACGATTTCAAGATAGCAAACGCGCTTTTGTCTAATTTCCAGCTTCCTGAGTCTATTTTGTTAATGTCAGCCTGTGCATTTGGCGGGTTCGATCTGGTGATGAAGGCTTATGAAATTGCTATTAAAGAGAAATACAAGTTTTTCACATACGGGGATGCAATGCTGATTATTTAG